The following are from one region of the Deinococcota bacterium genome:
- a CDS encoding toxin-antitoxin system HicB family antitoxin — MLGDEKNLEYYLSLKYPLSIRPLSEEDGGYYAVYPDFGGATAHGDGESIEEAIKEANLSKRLTLESLFEHGDPVPQPGALESYSGKFNVRVPKSLHRQLALEAEREGVSLNMLIVSRLSAGRQPS; from the coding sequence ATGTTAGGCGACGAGAAGAACCTGGAATATTACCTAAGCCTCAAGTATCCGCTCTCGATTCGCCCTCTGAGCGAGGAGGACGGTGGTTACTACGCGGTCTATCCCGACTTCGGCGGCGCCACGGCTCATGGCGACGGCGAGAGCATCGAGGAGGCCATCAAAGAGGCCAACCTCTCAAAGCGCCTGACCCTCGAGTCGCTATTCGAGCATGGCGATCCCGTTCCCCAGCCCGGCGCCCTCGAGAGCTATAGCGGCAAGTTCAACGTTCGCGTGCCCAAGAGCCTGCACCGGCAACTCGCCCTCGAGGCGGAGCGCGAGGGCGTCAGCCTCAACATGCTCATCGTCAGCAGGCTGAGCGCCGGGCGGCAACCGTCGTAA
- a CDS encoding UPF0175 family protein, with translation MLQQEVLEGLLLKLVSEGRMSLGKAGGLLNMSRWEAIQWYTGHDLAYPNLDEEELEDELRHAHED, from the coding sequence ATGCTCCAACAAGAGGTCTTGGAGGGGCTTCTCTTAAAGCTGGTGAGCGAAGGGCGAATGAGCCTGGGCAAAGCTGGAGGGCTCTTGAACATGAGCCGCTGGGAAGCAATCCAGTGGTACACCGGCCACGACCTTGCGTATCCCAATCTGGACGAGGAGGAACTCGAGGATGAGCTCAGACACGCCCAC
- a CDS encoding type II toxin-antitoxin system HicA family toxin has protein sequence MVLSGLSRSEKLIGKLLGFPTEMRFSEVKKILEWHGYVEDNSEGSHHVFRKAGAPRIDIPKKGGQTVKRVYLKLLAEKLRLEE, from the coding sequence TTGGTACTATCAGGCCTGAGCCGCTCTGAGAAACTGATCGGCAAACTGCTGGGCTTCCCGACCGAAATGCGCTTCTCGGAAGTAAAAAAGATTCTGGAGTGGCACGGCTATGTAGAGGACAACTCTGAGGGTAGCCACCACGTTTTTCGCAAGGCGGGCGCGCCCCGTATCGACATCCCCAAAAAAGGCGGTCAGACCGTCAAGCGCGTCTACCTCAAGCTGCTTGCTGAAAAGCTTAGACTGGAGGAGTAG